A DNA window from Castanea sativa cultivar Marrone di Chiusa Pesio chromosome 7, ASM4071231v1 contains the following coding sequences:
- the LOC142643416 gene encoding L-type lectin-domain containing receptor kinase IX.1-like, with product MVFQAPKLRIIYLLISIFLLLINPCATQIFFNYTDFNNKPIIRTGNASISGSVIQLTPDEVDNWGRATYSEQMHLWDEKSEKVASFTSNFSFIIDSQGKDSYSDGITFFLSTPNYPIPSPTDGSGLGLLSRGQLRDSTFLAANKFVAVEFDTFRNTEYDSLNSVREHVGININNMKSQISTPWYCTIKENRTYSASINYDSSTQNLSVTFTGFNYDNTSIQQHLSFVINLTDHLPESVDFGFSASTGLISELHILSTWSFESTAPSTIQQSPPPPRIQQSPPPSVEKNKDEPKTKLVVGLSLGVCILIIGLVLVCFVYRKKCREGKGEKEEELGFNLSMDDEFEQGIGPKKFSYDEIVSATSNFAEENKLGQGGFGRVYKGYLRVINSYVAIKRVSRGFEQGIKEYISEVRIIGRLRHRNLVQLIGWCHEKNDLLLIYEFMSNGSLDLHLFKGKSLLTWVERYNIARGLASALQYLHEEWEQCVLHRDIKSSNILLDSNLNAKLGDFGLARLVDHVKGSQTTALAGTMGYMAPEYVFSGRASKETDVYSFGIVLLEIACGRKPAEPYAKQDEIIMLDWVWELYGARNLLKAADPRLGGDFDEPQMERLMAVGLWCAHPDYNARPSIRKAIHVLDFEVTLPILTPPIIVSTSSASLLGNHDASTSSTSKSGNHDA from the coding sequence ATGGTTTTCCAGGCACCGAAGCTCCGTATCATCTACTTGTTAATAAGCATTTTCCTCTTGCTCATAAACCCTTGTGCAACTCAGATATTCTTCAACTATACCGATTTCAACAACAAACCTATAATCCGAACAGGAAACGCTTCGATATCAGGTTCAGTGATCCAACTCACGCCAGATGAAGTGGACAACTGGGGTCGAGCCACATATTCAGAGCAGATGCATCTTTGGGACGAGAAATCAGAAAAAGTGGCCAGCTTCACTTCCAACTTCTCCTTCATCATCGATTCTCAAGGTAAAGACAGCTATTCAGATGGGATCACGTTCTTCCTCTCAACCCCAAATTACCCTATTCCTAGCCCAACAGATGGCTCCGGCCTCGGCCTTCTGAGCCGCGGTCAACTGAGAGATTCCACTTTCCTGGCTGCAAATAAATTTGTTGCAGTGGAGTTTGATACATTTCGAAATACAGAATATGATTCACTGAATTCAGTTCGTGAACACGTTGGTATCAATATCAACAACATGAAGTCTCAGATCTCTACACCATGGTATTGTACTATTAAGGAGAATAGAACATATAGTGCAAGTATCAATTACGATTCTAGTACGCAAAATTTAAGCGTTACCTTCACTGGTTTCAATTATGATAACACCTCTATTCAACAGCACCtttcttttgtaattaatttgaCAGATCATTTACCAGAATCGGTTGATTTTGGGTTCTCAGCTTCGACAGGATTGATTTCTGAGTTGCATATTCTTTCCACTTGGTCTTTTGAATCGACAGCACCTTCTACGATTCAGCAATCGCCACCACCTCCTAGGATTCAGCAATCGCCACCACCTTCTGTGGAGAAGAATAAAGATGAGCCAAAGACAAAATTGGTGGTGGGCCTGAGTTTAGGTGTATGCATTTTAATTATTGGTTTGGTGTTGGTTTGCTTTGTGTATAGGAAAAAGTGTCGTGAAgggaaaggagaaaaagaagaggagcTAGGCTTTAATCTTTCAATGGATGATGAATTCGAACAAGGTATTGGACCAAAGAAGTTTTCTTATGACGAAATAGTTTCTGCAACGAGCAACTTTGCAGAGGAAAATAAGCTTGGACAAGGAGGGTTTGGTAGGGTTTATAAAGGATATTTGAGGGTCATAAATTCCTATGTTGCTATTAAGAGAGTTTCAAGGGGATTTGAACAAGGGATAAAGGAGTATATATCTGAGGTGAGGATTATTGGTCGACTTAGGCATAGAAATTTGGTGCAATTAATTGGTTGGTGCCACGAGAAAAATGATCTTCTTCTAATTTATGAGTTCATGTCAAATGGCAGCTTAGATTTGCATCTTTTCAAAGGTAAAAGCTTGTTAACATGGGTGGAGAGGTACAATATTGCCCGAGGCCTAGCATCAGCACTGCAATACTTGCATGAAGAATGGGAACAATGCGTGTTGCATAGAGACATAAAGTCAAGCAACATCTTGttggattcaaatttaaatgcaaAGCTTGGGGATTTTGGCTTAGCTAGACTCGTGGACCATGTAAAAGGATCACAAACCACAGCTTTGGCAGGGACCATGGGCTATATGGCCCCTGAATATGTTTTCTCGGGCAGGGCCAGCAAGGAGACAGATGTATATAGTTTCGGGATTGTATTATTGGAGATAGCTTGTGGAAGAAAACCAGCTGAACCTTATGCAAAACAAGATGAAATTATTATGTTAGACTGGGTTTGGGAGCTTTATGGAGCAAGGAATCTTCTTAAGGCAGCTGACCCTAGATTGGGTGGAGATTTTGATGAGCCGCAAATGGAACGGTTGATGGCTGTTGGACTTTGGTGTGCTCATCCAGATTACAATGCCAGACCATCAATAAGAAAAGCCATTCATGTCCTTGATTTTGAAGTTACATTACCCATTCTTACCCCTCCAATTATAGTATCAACATCTTCAGCTAGTCTATTAGGAAACCACGATGCTTCAACATCTTCAACTAGTAAATCAGGAAACCACGACGCTTAG